The Diospyros lotus cultivar Yz01 chromosome 15, ASM1463336v1, whole genome shotgun sequence genome has a window encoding:
- the LOC127791439 gene encoding uncharacterized protein LOC127791439, which produces MAADVSFLLRIMNNGGYKDDQKPPPPTDSFSSSSAPPPKSTLLITRDLLRDSSSPSESTELDLDLHVPSGWEKRLDLKSGKVYVQRCSSRNTSSLSSDHKHQSSETAGAKLQDLNFPPSPKQPLNLFDDTSLDLKLVSSSSSNYQSVCTLDKVKSALERAEKETIFRKRSVSVSMSKSSSPLSNSSSSLKEVETMDYEDGSSSSVAAGCPGCLFYVLISKNNPKCPRCNTVVPMTTGMKKPRIDLNISI; this is translated from the exons ATGGCGGCTGATGTGAGCTTTCTGCTTCGGATTATGAACAACGGCGGCTACAAGGACGACCAGAAGCCCCCGCCACCCACCgactctttctcttcctcttccgcCCCTCCTCCCAAATCCACCCTTCTGATTACGCGCGACTTGCTCCGtgactcttcttccccttccgaATCCACCGAATTGGATCTTGATTTGCACGTCCCCTCCGGCTGGGAGAAGCGTCTCGACTTGAAG TCTGGAAAAGTTTACGTCCAAAGATGCAGCTCGCGGAACACATCCTCTTTATCGTCAGACCATAAGCACCAGTCCAGTGAAACAGCTGGTGCAAAGCTTCAAGATTTAAACTTCCCTCCGTCACCAAAACAGCCACTAAACCTCTTTGATGACACCAGCTTAGACCTAAAGCTTGTGTCATCTTCTTCGTCCAATTACCAATCTGTGTGCACTTTGGATAAAGTGAAATCTGCCCTGGAAAGAGCAGAGAAAGAAACAATATTCAGGAAGCGGTCCGTGTCAGTGTCAATGTCAAAGTCTTCATCACCCCTGTCgaattcttcatcttcactgaAAGAAGTAGAAACAATGGATTACGAGGATGGGTCCTCGTCCTCGGTTGCTGCAGGGTGCCCAGGTTGCCTGTTTTACGTGCTGATATCGAAGAACAACCCCAAGTGCCCTCGGTGCAACACGGTTGTTCCAATGACCACTGGAATGAAGAAACCTAGGATAGATCTCAACATATCAATATGA